In one window of Echeneis naucrates chromosome 17, fEcheNa1.1, whole genome shotgun sequence DNA:
- the LOC115057588 gene encoding mitogen-activated protein kinase kinase kinase 20-like, which produces MSSPGSSFVQIKHEDLLFYENCGGGSFGSVYRALWVSQDKEVAVKKLLKIDKEAEILSVLSHKNIIQFYGAVLESPNYGIVTEYASGGSLYEYLSSEQSEEMDMEQIMAWAIQIAKGMHYLHAEAPVKVIHRDLKSRNVVMTADKVLKICDFGASKFLSHTTHMTVVGTFPWMAPEVIQSLPVSETCDTYSYGVVLWEMLTREVPFKGFEGLQVAWLVVEKQERLTIPTSCPASFAELMRKCWQADPKERPQFKQVLVTLETMSNDSRLPDQCNSFLHNKDQWRCEIESTLERLRKLERELYSKEKELEERERRLRLWEERLMERSNMTPSPTSLLMERSNISPFFSTGSFFRSHSQDNSTGISSAGVSSLLRTLSNGDTERGSSAVLERGVGSLDSGRLHIMLRGLQGRFGEEGEEE; this is translated from the exons ATGTCGTCCCCTGGCTCGTCGTTTGTGCAGATAAAGCATGAGGACCTGCTTTTCTATGAAAACTGTGGAGGAGGCAGCTTTGGGAGCGTCTACAGGGCCCTCTGGGTATCCCAGGACAAAGAAGTGGCTGTGAAGAAACTTCTGAAAATTGACAAAGAG GCTGAGATTCTCAGTGTCCTGAGTCATAAGAACATCATTCAGTTTTATGGAGCCGTGCTGGAATCTCCCAACTATGGCATTGTCACAG AATATGCGAGTGGAGGCTCTCTGTATGAGTACCTTTCCAGTGAGCAGAGTGAGGAGATGGACATGGAGCAGATCATGGCCTGGGCCATACAGATAGCCAAAG GGATGCATTATCTTCACGCTGAAGCTCCGGTCAAAGTCATTCACAGAGACCTCAAGTCACGAAATG TGGTAATGACAGCAGACAAAGTGCTGAAG ATTTGTGATTTTGGGGCGTCTAAGTTCCTCTCCCATACCACCCACATGACAGTGGTGGGCACGTTCCCCTGGATGGCTCCTGAAGTCATTCAGAGCCTGCCTGTGTCTGAGACCTGTGACACCTACTCCTACGGCGTG GTGCTGTGGGAGATGCTAACTCGGGAGGTTCCTTTCAAAGGCTTTGAAGGGCTGCAGGTTGCGTGGCTGGTAGTGGAAAAACAAGAG AGGCTGACCATCCCGACCAGCTGTCCAGCAAGTTTTGCTGAGCTGATGAGGAAATGTTGGCAGGCAGACCCAAAG GAGCGTCCACAGTTTAAGCAGGTGCTGGTAACCCTGGAGACCATGTCCAACGACAGCAGACTACCGGACCAGTGTAACTCCTTTCTACATAACAAGGACCAGTGGAg GTGTGAAATCGAGTCAACCCTGGAACGCCTCCGGAAGCTGGAGAGGGAGCTCTACTCCAaagagaaggagctggaggagagagagcggaGGCTCAGGCTGTGGGAGGAGAGGCTGATGGAAAGGTCCAACATGACTCCCAGTCCCACCTCCCTGCTCATGGAGCGCTCAAACATCTCACCA TTCTTCAGTACTGGCTCTTTCTTCCGCTCGCACTCTCAGGATAACAGCACGGGGATCAGCAGTGCAGGCGTCAGCTCGCTCCTCCGCACCCTCAGCAACGGAGACACCGAGAGGGGGAGCAGTGCCGTCCtagagaggggggtggggtcGCTCGACAGCGGGAGGCTCCACATCATGCTCCGAGGGCTGCAGGGGAGGTtcggagaggagggagaggaggag
- the LOC115057589 gene encoding uncharacterized protein LOC115057589, giving the protein MEGGRVQVTLRSFPGGVVEREERTWEEGDRERGGMQRSRVTTIVRGFSGGFGEAEGEREQEGGWEIEKLGDRLNERGIEGGIEGGRLPTMFKGIHGSLGGLGDMLSLDMDGMGEMERLSDLDMNMNMGDLGVKVVGHGVRSELGVRGRRSDMGVVVQGVRGDLSGQNIRGEVGVMGHSGVQVSMRASSNQNSVKSSSALVRHGTKLNMATAAMDMMELDWSDSD; this is encoded by the coding sequence ATGGAGGGAGGACGAGTGCAGGTGACGCTCCGGAGCTTCCCAGGAGGTGtggtggagagggaggagaggacgtgggaggagggagacagggaaAGAGGAGGCATGCAAAGGAGCAGGGTGACCACAATAGTCCGAGGCTTCTCAGGGGGCTTTGGAGAGGCCGAAggggagagggagcaggagggaggatgggagaTAGAAAAACTCGGGGACAGGCTCAATGAGAGAGGGATAGAGGGAGGGATCGAAGGAGGAAGGCTCCCGACCATGTTCAAGGGTATCCACGGCAGTCTGGGGGGCTTGGGGGACATGCTGTCCTTAGACATGGACGGCATGGGGGAGATGGAGAGACTCAGCGACTTGGACATGAACATGAATATGGGTGACCTCGGAGTGAAGGTGGTAGGCCATGGGGTCAGGAGCGAGCTGGGGGTCAGGGGTCGCAGGAGTGACATGGGGGTTGTCGTTCAGGGAGTCAGAGGTGACCTCAGCGGTCAAAACATTAGAGGTGAAGTGGGGGTCATGGGCCACTCGGGGGTCCAGGTGAGCATGCGGGCATCGTCCAATCAGAACTCTGTGAAGAGCAGCAGTGCTCTTGTGCGGCATGGAACCAAGCTCAACATGGCTACTGCGGCCATGGACATGATGGAGCTCGACTGGTCCGACAGTGACTAG